A window of Solanum stenotomum isolate F172 chromosome 3, ASM1918654v1, whole genome shotgun sequence contains these coding sequences:
- the LOC125858684 gene encoding proteinase inhibitor type-2 CEVI57-like, which yields HDDHDPKPCSRECGDFSYGICPRSEGSPRNPICTTCCAGYKGCHYYSADGKFICEGEFDPRKPNEHCPRECDHKIAYSKCPRSEGPTIVKPTRCTSCCTGYKGCYYYSKKGKFVCEGKSDEPKGCSQECDPKVAYMTCPHTGSTYHTGVCVNCCTAKAGCNLYSRDGSLICIGDPKNH from the coding sequence CATGATGATCACGATCCCAAGCCTTGTTCTAGAGAATGCGGTGATTTTAGCTATGGAATATGTCCACGTTCAGAAGGAAGTCCAAGAAACCCCATATGCACCACATGTTGTGCAGGCTACAAGGGTTGCCACTATTACAGTGCTGACGGAAAGTTCATTTGTGAAGGAGAGTTTGACCCAAGAAAGCCAAACGAACATTGTCCCAGGGAATGTGATCATAAAATTGCTTATTCAAAATGTCCCCGTTCAGAAGGACCAACTATAGTTAAACCCACTAGATGCACCAGTTGTTGCACGGGTTACAAGGGTTGCTACTATTACAGTAAAAAGGGCAAGTTTGTGTGTGAAGGAAAGAGTGATGAACCCAAGGGTTGTAGTCAAGAATGTGACCCTAAAGTTGCTTACATGACTTGTCCACATACTGGATCGACATACCATACTGGAGTTTGTGTTAATTGTTGTACCGCAAAAGCGGGATGCAATCTCTATAGTCGTGATGGATCTTTAATTTGTATCGGGGATcctaaaaatcattaa
- the LOC125858229 gene encoding proteinase inhibitor type-2 P303.51-like, with translation MAVHKEVSFFACLFLVRLMFLLVSATIDHVDPKPCSRECGDFSYGICPRSEGSPRNPICTTCCAGYKGCHYYSADGKFICEGESDPRKPNKHCPRECDHKIAYSKCPRSEGPTIVKPTRCTSCCTGYKGCYYYSKKGKFVCEGKSDEPKGCSQECDPKVAYMTCPHTGSTYHTGVCVNCCTAKAGCNLYSRDGSLICIGHPKNH, from the exons ATGGCTGTTCACAAAGAAGTTAGTTTCTTTGCTTGCTTGTTCTTGGTAA GATTGATGTTTCTCCTTGTAAGTGCGACAATAGACCACGT CGATCCCAAGCCTTGTTCTAGAGAATGCGGTGATTTTAGCTATGGAATATGTCCACGTTCAGAAGGAAGTCCAAGAAACCCCATATGTACCACATGTTGTGCAGGCTACAAGGGTTGCCACTATTACAGTGCTGACGGAAAGTTCATTTGTGAAGGAGAGTCTGACCCAAGAAAGCCAAACAAACATTGTCCCAGGGAATGTGATCATAAAATTGCTTATTCAAAATGTCCCCGTTCAGAAGGACCAACTATAGTTAAACCCACTAGATGCACCAGTTGTTGCACGGGTTACAAGGGTTGCTACTATTACAGTAAAAAGGGCAAGTTTGTGTGTGAAGGAAAGAGTGATGAACCCAAGGGTTGTAGTCAAGAATGTGACCCTAAAGTTGCTTACATGACTTGTCCACATACTGGATCGACATACCATACTGGAGTTTGTGTTAATTGTTGTACCGCAAAAGCGGGATGCAATCTCTATAGTCGTGACGGATCTTTAATTTGTATCGGGCATcctaaaaatcattaa